A window from Zingiber officinale cultivar Zhangliang chromosome 7A, Zo_v1.1, whole genome shotgun sequence encodes these proteins:
- the LOC122001626 gene encoding probable aminotransferase ACS12, giving the protein MNPEAEAKAPPADEEATSAGPLAFPPVAARGGGAAAMRLIVPLQGIVQGRGGLVLGSLIPCALFYFLQIYLKRNRSSPSPSSSSPPADEGELPGIVRTLSRASLGSARSPAAVSSRAVSIAKSSDSAAYFVGYKKCSEDPYHPLDNPDGVIQLGLAENHLSFDLIEGWFATNSKNSWFDERQGGLNINGLATYQPSDGLMELKMAIAGFMGQVVQGSVSFNPSRIILTAGATSAIEILSFCLGDHGNGFLVPSPYYPGYDRNTKWTAGIEVIPVPCRSTDNFSFSIAALERAYDQAKKRGVKVRAVLFSNPSNPVGNLLQRKLLHDLLDFATEKNIHVIADEVFAGSTYGNEEFVSMAEILNSDDEFDRSRVHIIYSLSKDLSVPGFRTGLIYSFNDQVLSVASKLTRFSSISAPTQRLLISMLTDSDFITRYIKVNRSRLRAMHALFVDGLKQLGIKCVKSGGGFYCWADVSQFMKSYSEKGEFELWKEMLDLAKINATPGTACHCIEPGWFRFCFTTLTEKDVPVIMERFKRIFDSR; this is encoded by the exons ATGAACCCAGAGGCTGAGGCCAAGGCACCCCCCGCCGACGAGGAGGCGACCTCAGCCGGCCCCCTCGCCTTCCCTCCGGTCGCCGCCCGCGGAGGAGGCGCTGCCGCCATGCGCCTCATCGTGCCCCTCCAGGGCATCGTCCAGGGCCGCGGCGGCCTCGTTCTCGGCTCACTCATTCCCTGCGCCCTCTTCTACTTCCTCCAGATCTACCTCAAGCGCAACCGCTCCTCCCCCTCgccctcctcctcttctcctcccgCGGACGAGGGCGAGCTCCCTGGAATCGTACGCACCTTATCCCGCGCCTCCCTCGGCTCCGCTCGCAGCCCCGCCGCTGTTTCCTCCCGCGCTGTATCCATCGCCAAATCCTCCGACAGCGCGGCCTACTTCGTGGGGTACAAGAAGTGCTCCGAGGACCCTTACCATCCCCTCGACAACCCCGATGGCGTCATACAACTCGGCCTCGCGGAGAACCAT TTATCCTTCGATCTGATCGAGGGCTGGTTTGCTACAAATTCGAAGAATTCGTGGTTCGATGAACGACAGGGTGGGTTGAACATTAATGGATTAGCGACTTACCAGCCTTCCGATGGCTTGATGGAACTGAAGATG GCTATTGCGGGATTTATGGGGCAAGTGGTGCAAGGATCAGTCTCCTTCAATCCATCACGAATTATATTGACAGCAGGTGCAACTTCAGCAATCGAGATTCTCAGCTTCTGCCTGGGAGATCATGGAAATGGATTTCTTGTTCCTTCACCATATTACCCCGG GTACGACAGGAATACTAAGTGGACAGCTGGCATAGAGGTGATACCTGTTCCATGCCGAAGCACTGATAATTTTAGTTTCAGCATTGCTGCTTTGGAAAGAGCATACGATCAAGCAAAAAAGCGAGGTGTAAAAGTGAGGGCTGTTCTTTTCTCGAATCCCTCCAACCCAGTTGGGAATCTGCTGCAAAGAAAATTGCTACATGACCTTCTTGACTTTGCTACAGAGAAGAACATCCATGTCATTGCCGATGAAGTATTTGCAGGTTCGACCTACGGCAATGAAGAGTTTGTGAGCATGGCAGAGATTTTGAACTCGGATGATGAATTTGATAGAAGCAGGGTTCACATAATATACAGTCTATCCAAGGATCTCTCTGTCCCAGGCTTTAGGACCGGTCTGATCTATTCCTTCAACGACCAAGTTCTTTCAGTTGCCTCAAAGTTGACAAGGTTCTCTTCTATTTCGGCTCCAACACAGCGCTTGCTCATCTCGATGCTAACTGATTCCGACTTCATTACAAGGTACATCAAGGTAAACAGAAGTAGGCTCAGGGCGATGCATGCATTGTTCGTTGATGGACTTAAACAATTGGGAATCAAGTGTGTAAAAAGTGGTGGCGGATTTTATTGTTGGGCAGATGTGAGTCAATTTATGAAATCATACAGCGAAAAAGGTGAGTTTGAGCTGTGGAAGGAGATGCTTGATTTGGCAAAGATCAATGCAACCCCTGGAACAGCATGCCACTGCATCGAACCTGGGTGGTTTCGTTTCTGTTTTACAACATTGACTGAGAAAGATGTACCTGTGATTATGGAACGCTTCAAGAGAATCTTCGATAGTCGTTGA